The following are encoded together in the Naumannella cuiyingiana genome:
- a CDS encoding DUF2510 domain-containing protein: MSGQAGWYPDPGGQRGMFRYWNGSAWSHELSPDPGAPPPGRGAPAGPPPAQRGAFPGQQQPGQPQPGQPMPGRAPTAYPVQRPRSGVLWWVLGGGLILVLIIAGAFILPGLFGFREQPGLPGGPEPDIPTPTSVCPPFPSEAPTQAPQPNDGRVHAGNMSYPTLGSPWSSPAPDNRVPFGRDTQYQSVTIEANYDGMSSWVASVLIAELAAGDGFFSPEQGSEIVVNCIVGSFYGDAEVTRDDQVNEARTVDGRDAWLVESQLSFDIPNLKTKGERLIVLIVKTTDTTSALYYASIPDTSPELLEPARQTMEQLRVD; encoded by the coding sequence GTGAGTGGCCAGGCAGGGTGGTATCCCGATCCCGGGGGTCAGCGCGGCATGTTCCGATACTGGAACGGCTCCGCATGGTCCCACGAGCTGTCGCCGGACCCGGGTGCGCCGCCGCCCGGCCGAGGCGCCCCTGCCGGTCCCCCGCCGGCCCAGCGCGGCGCGTTCCCCGGCCAGCAACAGCCTGGCCAGCCCCAACCCGGCCAGCCGATGCCGGGCCGGGCGCCCACGGCGTACCCCGTCCAACGCCCGCGTTCCGGGGTGTTGTGGTGGGTGCTCGGCGGCGGACTGATCCTGGTGTTGATCATCGCCGGGGCGTTCATCCTGCCGGGCCTGTTCGGCTTCCGCGAGCAGCCGGGGCTGCCCGGCGGGCCCGAGCCGGATATCCCCACGCCGACCAGCGTCTGCCCGCCGTTCCCCAGCGAGGCGCCGACCCAGGCCCCGCAGCCCAACGACGGTCGCGTCCATGCCGGCAACATGTCCTACCCGACGCTCGGCTCCCCCTGGTCGTCGCCGGCGCCGGACAACCGGGTGCCGTTCGGTCGCGACACCCAGTACCAGTCGGTGACGATCGAGGCCAACTACGACGGGATGAGCAGTTGGGTCGCGTCCGTGCTGATCGCGGAGCTGGCAGCCGGTGACGGCTTCTTCTCCCCGGAGCAGGGTTCGGAGATCGTGGTCAACTGCATCGTCGGATCGTTCTACGGCGATGCCGAGGTGACCCGCGACGACCAGGTCAATGAGGCGCGGACGGTAGACGGCCGCGACGCGTGGCTGGTGGAGTCCCAGCTCAGCTTCGACATCCCCAACCTGAAGACCAAGGGCGAGCGGTTGATCGTGTTGATCGTGAAGACCACCGACACGACCTCGGCGCTGTACTACGCCTCGATCCCGGACACCTCACCGGAGCTGCTGGAGCCGGCCCGGCAGACGATGGAGCAGTTGCGCGTCGACTGA